ACGATTTATTCGACAAACTTAACCACGAATATTTTGACGCAAATCTTCTCAAACCTCGCCTCGCATGGAGCAAAATTAATACTTACCGTAAGTTCGGACATTATGAGCCAGCTAGAGATAGAGTAGTGATGAGTTCGGCTCTAGATAATGCCAAGATACCTGAATTTGTTACCGAGTTTGTGTTATTTCACGAATTACTGCACAAATACCACGGCACAAAATGGGTAAATGGTAGAAGAATGGTGCATACTCCAGAGTTTCGCTCTGATGAAAGCCGATTCAAATTATATGCCGAAGCTCAAAGATGGCTGCAAAAGTTAGCATCAGGCGAAAGTTAGTAAATCAAGCTTTATCTAATTGCAGCGTGCTAAAGCACATACAAAAGGTAATAGTACGACATTAGCAATAAATCGCATCTCGCAAATTGTATAAATTTGAATCGATGCTAATAGATTTCGTTATTGCTAGACGGATGTTTAACTTTTTTTACTTATCATTCAACCACTCGCGTGTCAATGAGTACATTTTTCAGGTACTGATAAGAATAGAGTATTAATGAAGTTTTGTGAAGCGGGGACTAGGAATGTACATTGTACAGATTGCCTCGGAGTGTGCGCCTGTAATTAAAGCTGGCGGTTTAGGGGACGTTGTCTACGGACTGAGTCGGGAATTAGAGATTCGCGGACATTGCGTTGAGCTAATTTTGCCCAAGTATGATTGTATGCGCTACGACCATATTTGGGGGCTGCATGATGCCTACCGCAACTTATCAGTACCTTGGTATGGTGGAGCGATTCAGTGTTCTGTGTATTGCGGTTGGGTACATGGAAGAGTGTGTTTCTTTATTGAACCCCACTCTCAAGATAATTTCTTTAATCGCGGTTGCTATTACGGCTGCAATGACGATAATATGCGCTTTGCCTTCTTTAGCAAAGCGGCTTTAGAGTTTTTACTTCAAAGCAATAAGCGACCCGATGTTATCCATTGTCATGACTGGCAAACAGGCTTAGTTCCTGTCATGCTCAATGAAATGTACAAGTATTACGGTTTGGAGTATCAGCGAGTTTGTTACACCATCCATAACTTTAAGCATCAAGGAATGGGCGGCGTAGAAACTCTACAAGCTACAGGTTTAAATCGACCAGAATATTACTTCCAATACGATAAGCTGCGTGACAACTTCAACCCCTTTGCTTTGAACTTCATGAAGGCGGGGATTGTGTATTCCAATGCTGTCACCACAGTTTCACCAAACCATGCGTGGGAAGCCAGTACCAGCGATGTTGGTTGCGGCTTAGGCCATACTTTGCATTTGCATCAAGATAAATTCCGTGGGGTACTCAACGGTATTGATTACGATTTTTGG
The genomic region above belongs to Calothrix sp. NIES-2098 and contains:
- a CDS encoding glycogen (starch) synthase, translated to MYIVQIASECAPVIKAGGLGDVVYGLSRELEIRGHCVELILPKYDCMRYDHIWGLHDAYRNLSVPWYGGAIQCSVYCGWVHGRVCFFIEPHSQDNFFNRGCYYGCNDDNMRFAFFSKAALEFLLQSNKRPDVIHCHDWQTGLVPVMLNEMYKYYGLEYQRVCYTIHNFKHQGMGGVETLQATGLNRPEYYFQYDKLRDNFNPFALNFMKAGIVYSNAVTTVSPNHAWEASTSDVGCGLGHTLHLHQDKFRGVLNGIDYDFWNPEVDRYIPSNYTKDNFEQKFDNKKALRERLLLRQDDKPIVAYIGRLDNQKGVHLVHHAIYYALNKGAQFVLLGSATEPGINAKFQHEKQFLNSNPDVHLELGFNEELSHLIYAGADMIVVPSNYEPCGLTQMIGLKYGTVPIVRGVGGLVNTVFDRNYDENVPPEKRNGYVFYQSDNQALESAMERAIDLWNYSPDEFRELAIQGMEYDYSWNIPGSEYVEIYDWIRHKW